Genomic segment of Deltaproteobacteria bacterium:
ATGAAGAGGATCGTTCGGCTCGACCACCGGAACAAAATCGCCATGATCGAACCGGGCGTCACCTTCGATGAACTCACATCAGAAGCACACAAATCCGGGCTGCGGGTCTTGATGCCCCTGCTTCCGCGGGAAACGAAATCGGTCCTTGCCAGCTGTCTCGAACGCGAACCCTTTACGATACCAAAATATCAATGGGACGCGACAGACCCCTTGATGTGTACTGAAATTGTCTTCGGGACCAGTGACATATACCGGACGGGATCGGCGGCGGGACCCGGCACCATCGAAGAACAGTGGGAGACCGGAGCGGTCCAGAAAAATCCTCTCGGGCCCGGACAGTGGGACGCTCTGAGGCTTATACAAGGGGCCCAGGGAACCATGGGGATCGTGACCTGGGGATCTGTCAAACTTGAACTTCTGCCAACGGTTCAAAAGTGTTTTTTCGCCGCTGCTGAGAAACTGACGGACCTGATCGATTTTACGTACCGCGTTCAGAAATTCAAGCTTGTTGATGTCTGTTTCATCTTAAACGCTATAAATCTCAATGCCATCAGGATGGGTGGAATTGGAGAACCCCGTGGAGAATGTCCCTCCTGGGTGCTCGTGTATTCCATTTCCGGTTACGAGTACTTCCCCGCTGACCGTGTCGACTATATCGAACAGGAAATCAATGAGATAGCAGGAGAGACCGCCGTGACACCGCTGACGGAAATTGCCGGCGTTGCTGCCGAAGAAATTGTCGACCGCATTACGAAATCCTGCGGGGGACCTTACTGGAAAGAACATCTGCGCGGAGACTGCCGGGACATTTTTTTCATCACAACTCTCGACAGGGCTCCCTCTTTTCTCGATGCCATGGATGGCGAAGCAAAACACCATCATTTCCCGCGTGGAAATCTCGGCGTCTACATCCAGCCGATCCAGCAGGGAAGAAACTGCCATCTTGAGTTCAACCTGATGTTCAATGGGAAAAGTGCCGATGAGACCGAGCAGATCAGGGCATTCTTCACGAGTGCCAGTGAGATCTTTGCCGAAATGGGTGCATTTTTCTCACGCCCCTACGGGATATGGTCCGACCTGGCCTACCGGAGAGCTCCGAAAACGGTTGAGATGCTGCAGGTGGTGAAACACATGCTTGATCCCGGAAGAATCATGAATCCCGGAAAACTCTGTTTCGGGAGGGAGGTATAGCAATGGCACTGGAAGATTATGCAAATGACATGTTCGGATGTTCCCGGTGTTCGCTTTGCAAATGGATCCCTCAAAACCAGATCAAAAGCTGGCGTTTCGCGCAGGGATGCCCTTCCATGGACCGCTACCATTTTCACGCCTACTCGGGCAGCGGCCGTATGATCATCGGTATGTCCATTCTCGATGGAAGAAGCGAACTTACCGATGAGGTCGCAGAGATCATATACCGGTGTCAAATGTGCGGCTTGTGCCAGGTCTCATGCAGCGCCATCAGGGATGATATCGATGTGGTCGACGTCATGTATGAAGAACGGGCGCTTTGTGTCAGTGAAGGTTTTCTCATCCCGGAGCACATGGATCTCATAGAAAGCATGAAAAAGGAGGATAACACTCTGGGCAAGCGTAAGGCGGACCGGGGAAACTGGGCGGACGGACTTGACATTCCAAATGTCAACACGGAGCAGGTTGCATATCTGTTTCATGCAGGATGCCGGTACTCCTATGATGAGGACCTGATGGAGGGGGCCCGTACCGTAGTTACTCTCCTGAGGGAATCCGGCCTGAATGTGGGAATTGCCGGGAAAGAAGAATCCTGCTGCGGGGGAAGGGCCTATGAAACCGGGTACCAGGGCGAAATGAAACATTTCGCCGAAGATATGGCCGGCAGAGTAAGGTCATCGGGAGCACATACCCTTGTGACGCCATGTGCAGATTGCTATTACACGTTTAAATACCTGTACCCGAAATGCGGAATTCAGATGGGTGTAACGGTCCTGCACATAACCGAACTTGTTGACCAATTGATTAAGGCAAGCATCCTCAAACCACAAAAAGAGATTCCTCTCAGGGTGACCTATCATGACCCCTGCCACCTGGGAAGGCGCGGCGAACCCTATCTGGAAGGTTGGGCAGGTGGCAACAAGCTCGAGCGTCCGATCCGATTCAAACAGATGGGCACTCGCGGCATATTCGATCCACCGAGAAATATCATACAGGCGATCCCGGCCATCGATTTCGTAGAAATGGAACGGATCAGGGAGTGGAGCTACTGTTGCGGGGCGGGTGGCGGTGTCCTGGAGGCATTCCCGGATTTTGCCAGATGGACTGCGGAAGAACGGATCGCCGAGGCCGAATCCACCGGGGCGGAGGCCATCATCACTGCATGTCCCTGGTGCGAGAGAGTTTTAAAGGATACGGTCGTCAATGCCCAAAGCAATCTCAAAGTCCTTGATGTGATCGATCTCCTGAAAAGCTCAATGGGCGGGGAGGAAACGATATGATTTCGAAAGATGCCTACAGAGAATTAGAGGATGCCCTCGGGGTGGAATATGTCACCACCGAGCCAGCTGTCATGGACTGCTACGCATATCAGCCGACCCACGCCGAGATTCTCGGCCTGGAAACCAAATGGTGCCCCTTTCGCCCGGTCGCGGTTGTCTTACCGGGAACAACGGAAGAGGTCCAGGCGGTGGTGAGGATATGCAACAGGCATGGCCTGCAGTTCAAGGCGTTCAGTACCGGATGGGGGGTCTGGAACGCGCCGGGGAGCGATCATGTCGTTCAGATAGATCTGCGAAGAATGAACAAAATGGAGATCGACGAAAAAAATATGATCGCCCTTGTCGAGCCCTATGCTTCGGGGGCACAGATCCAGTCTGAGGGTATGAAGCATGGTCTTAATCTTCATATGGTTGGTTGCGGATGCCATGCTTCGCCTCTCGCAAGCGCCACGTCGCTGATGGGACCGGGTTGCAGCGGGATCACAACAGGATACAGCCCCCGCAATGTGCTGGGAGTGGAGTGGGTGCTTCCCGACGGGGAGATCCTCAGGATTGGAACAGCCGGTCAGGGCACCGATGAATGGTATTACGGCGACGGGCCCGGACCGAGCTTGCGGGGCATCATGCGGGGAACACTCGGCGCCTGCGGAGGGCTGGGCGTCTTCACAAAATGTGCCTTGAAACTTTTCCCCTGGCCAGGTCCGCCGCAACCGAAGGTGTCCGGCGTTCTGATGGATGCAAAGGCGGAGATACCCGATTCGCACGCCGCCTTTATGTGTTTTTTCCCCAACCTTCAGGGATTTGCCGATGCGCTCTATAAGATATCCAACGCGGAAATCGGGTATTTTCTCGGCAAGCATGCCGTTACCGGGGCTATTCTGGCGGGAACCCTGCCGCGCGCGTACAAGAATCTGGTCAAAAGCGAATTCGTGCGCAGCATCTTGAAGGCACTTCAGAATACCTTTACCATCATTCTCTGCGGAAGAACTAAGCGGGAATATGAGTACCAAAACAAGGTGTTGACACAGATCATCGATGACTGCCGGGGATTCATGCTCGACTTCAGTCATATCCCGATGATGCACTCGATGATCTGGTGGGGATTTATCAGGAACTCCCTGCCACCGGCTATTTTCAGAGCCGGCGGCAGATTTACGACGGCCCTGGGGGGATTTGAAGCGATCGATCAGGCGGTGTTCCAGAGCAAAGTCGGAGCTGAGATAAAGCAGGAGTTGATCGATTCGGGCGATCTCATGGATGATCTCGCCGATAATTCCTGGGGCGGGCTCTATGAAGGCAGCTCCTGTTTGGCCCATCAGGAGGAACTGGCAATATTCGATCCACGTGATCCTCAGCAGAATGAAGGTTCCAGCAAATATGTCGACAAGACCATGGAAGCGGCCGCCAGGTATACGATGACCCCGGGCATAGGATTCGGCGGAGGAGGCGCCATCCCGCATGTGCTGGGCCCCATGATATGCAACTATCATCGGTGGCTTCTCAAGATTAAAGAAACCCTCGACCCGAACAACAGTTCCGACCCAAGTTTTTATATTGCACCGGAATCAGAGAAGGAACAGTATCTGAAGGAATACGCCAGGAGACGTCCGCAGGTCGCCAAACTGGTGGAACAGATACTCATGGCCGGAAAAGAAACTCCCGGTTGAGGGTGTGACCTGTTATGAAATCCTCTTCGATCGCAATTATCATCGAATTGTCGGCGCAGCGGACCG
This window contains:
- a CDS encoding FAD-binding oxidoreductase, with translation MKRIVRLDHRNKIAMIEPGVTFDELTSEAHKSGLRVLMPLLPRETKSVLASCLEREPFTIPKYQWDATDPLMCTEIVFGTSDIYRTGSAAGPGTIEEQWETGAVQKNPLGPGQWDALRLIQGAQGTMGIVTWGSVKLELLPTVQKCFFAAAEKLTDLIDFTYRVQKFKLVDVCFILNAINLNAIRMGGIGEPRGECPSWVLVYSISGYEYFPADRVDYIEQEINEIAGETAVTPLTEIAGVAAEEIVDRITKSCGGPYWKEHLRGDCRDIFFITTLDRAPSFLDAMDGEAKHHHFPRGNLGVYIQPIQQGRNCHLEFNLMFNGKSADETEQIRAFFTSASEIFAEMGAFFSRPYGIWSDLAYRRAPKTVEMLQVVKHMLDPGRIMNPGKLCFGREV
- a CDS encoding FAD-binding oxidoreductase is translated as MISKDAYRELEDALGVEYVTTEPAVMDCYAYQPTHAEILGLETKWCPFRPVAVVLPGTTEEVQAVVRICNRHGLQFKAFSTGWGVWNAPGSDHVVQIDLRRMNKMEIDEKNMIALVEPYASGAQIQSEGMKHGLNLHMVGCGCHASPLASATSLMGPGCSGITTGYSPRNVLGVEWVLPDGEILRIGTAGQGTDEWYYGDGPGPSLRGIMRGTLGACGGLGVFTKCALKLFPWPGPPQPKVSGVLMDAKAEIPDSHAAFMCFFPNLQGFADALYKISNAEIGYFLGKHAVTGAILAGTLPRAYKNLVKSEFVRSILKALQNTFTIILCGRTKREYEYQNKVLTQIIDDCRGFMLDFSHIPMMHSMIWWGFIRNSLPPAIFRAGGRFTTALGGFEAIDQAVFQSKVGAEIKQELIDSGDLMDDLADNSWGGLYEGSSCLAHQEELAIFDPRDPQQNEGSSKYVDKTMEAAARYTMTPGIGFGGGGAIPHVLGPMICNYHRWLLKIKETLDPNNSSDPSFYIAPESEKEQYLKEYARRRPQVAKLVEQILMAGKETPG
- a CDS encoding (Fe-S)-binding protein, whose amino-acid sequence is MALEDYANDMFGCSRCSLCKWIPQNQIKSWRFAQGCPSMDRYHFHAYSGSGRMIIGMSILDGRSELTDEVAEIIYRCQMCGLCQVSCSAIRDDIDVVDVMYEERALCVSEGFLIPEHMDLIESMKKEDNTLGKRKADRGNWADGLDIPNVNTEQVAYLFHAGCRYSYDEDLMEGARTVVTLLRESGLNVGIAGKEESCCGGRAYETGYQGEMKHFAEDMAGRVRSSGAHTLVTPCADCYYTFKYLYPKCGIQMGVTVLHITELVDQLIKASILKPQKEIPLRVTYHDPCHLGRRGEPYLEGWAGGNKLERPIRFKQMGTRGIFDPPRNIIQAIPAIDFVEMERIREWSYCCGAGGGVLEAFPDFARWTAEERIAEAESTGAEAIITACPWCERVLKDTVVNAQSNLKVLDVIDLLKSSMGGEETI